The nucleotide window TAAGATTGTTGAGATGCTTTAGTTTTTGTTTTTGTGAAGACTTTTTCATTAAAAAGTCTCATAAACTTCTTTTCTTAATTTTCTTGGAGGTGGAAGTATGAAAAAGATAGGAATAATCGGTGGAATGAGTCCAGAATCAACACTCTACTATTATAAAAAGTTCATTGAAATCTCAAGAGAAAAGTTTGGGCTATATTTTTATCCAGAGCTGATTATTTACAGCATCAACTTCAAGGAGTTCAA belongs to Thermococcus sp. 21S9 and includes:
- a CDS encoding aspartate/glutamate racemase family protein, yielding MKKIGIIGGMSPESTLYYYKKFIEISREKFGLYFYPELIIYSINFKEFKDNPDGWEGRKRILINAAKALERAGAEVIGIAANTPHMVFSDVQRAINV